The Tenebrio molitor chromosome 7, icTenMoli1.1, whole genome shotgun sequence region ATCACATCTGTTTGGTAAAGTGCCAAGAGGGCTTTCGTCAAAAGcttgacattttaataattttgacaatacatttcgaaacataaaaattgtttgtgatGAGATTTCGATCTGTAGATGACCGTGTCAGATTGTCTTGTATAAAAATGTGCAGCGGTTAAGGGAGTAACTGTACCAAATTGCGATGTATCAATGTGTCACCATTTCATCCTTCATGGGGAAGGTAAGTCGCAAAGCGGCTAAAACGTCCAGCATTAGCTTAATTAGTTCCAGAGATAGTAGTTTTTATGAGTCATCCCATCATCGCGGTATTAccgaaaatatttaaaattgcttCAATTGTTCCGTGCGTACGTATAACGCAATTAAATATGATTAATTCTTTCAAAATAAGCGCATGGACGCTGTTCACATAACACAAAAAGTACCTCCCAGAATTTAATCGGTCAATTAAGagcaataaaaaagtaaattataaTGGAAACGCTGTTGCGCTAAAACAAAGTAGTCGAACTAGCGAAGCGATTGACATTGACAACATTCCCCGACAACGGCGCACTGACCGTCTTGGATGCCCATCTTGCATGCGTTATCTAGATAATAACACATTTcgggaaaaaaatcaaaacgcCGGAATTTTTTCCTTAGATTAGAAACCGCAACCAGAAACGAGCCGTTTCATTTATGTATCTAATGTGGTTGTGGATAATCGTCCGGGTCATTCGCACTTCGTTACACGCTTTTTGCTTTCAAAGGCATTTAAATTGATTTGGACACCGGTAACGAATCGAACGTGGACAAAAAAGAGGGTGTCAAAGGAGGCGAGGCAAAAGTTTGACAAATTGCCACACGTCTCTCTTCGGCAGCAACCTCATGAGAAACTCAACTAACTGATGCTGCTTCCTTGTATGCTGATACACGCAatctttttacattttttttttacctttgCTTTCATTAAATTTATCTCTTCATGTGCCACAGATTTACTAATGCACTTGCGGTTTGGGGAAAATACACTATTAGAAGGAgccaattaacatttttaatgacCCCACAATGTCAATATCTAATACAACTTTCTGTGATTTCCGTTTTTTGTCTGCTAGGGCTGTCCAAATCATTTTGATGGTCatcaacatttaaaaagttatgcACTCCGAATCACAATATTTACTTAAATGAATAATTGCAGCAATTACTGTTTCTTCCAAAGAACACTAACACAGctgttcaatttttttcttcattttttttaaccaacTGTCGTCTAGAGTCAATTGTCATGTCAGCACCATTTAGTAAAACGAACAAATACCAAAAAAgctaatgaataaataaaggCAACTcagatttcaaaatttgattccCAACAGCTTATTCATATCtcgaaaaatattgaaaaaattcaaaattcattcAAAATAGAATGTAATAAGACTCTTATACAATTTGGCCAGTCTAGGTATTTAAGGTAAAGTAGAGGTgctggattctctcatggtttgtgaccttggaaatattcTATACAAAGGATTTGCTGTCtcaagaaattaaattcaGATGTATTTGTAGTTTTTCAGGATTTGCAAACTTTTTTCAGACAACTTTATCTAAAGTAATGCGCCCTTCATCTCATAAAACATATTAATTTTCGTTCAGGCTTatcaaaattgtaattgaatcCTCCTTTGACTTTtgacatttggaattttgtctTTTCACCCAAAAACGATTTTCaccttttcaaaaatttgcacaatcttttctaaattatttgtCATGTCAGCATCATCTAGTAAAACGAACAAATACCAAAAAAgctaatgaataaataaaggCAACTcagatttcaaaatttgattccAACAGCTTATTCATATCtcgaaaaatattgaaaaaattcaaaattcattcAATATAGAATGTAATAAGACTCTTATACAATTTGGCCAGTCTAGGTATTTAAGGCTaagtagaggtgttggattctctcatgggctgtgaccttggaaatattcTATACAAAGGATTTGCTGTCtcaagaaattaaattcaGATGTATTTGTAGTTTTTCAGGATTTGCAAACTTTTTTCAGACAACTTTGGTGGGATTATCTACATTCTTTGCAAAAGTGAcgaaaatatacatttttaccTAAATCATCTTTATTCAAAGTAAGGGTGCTAATGCTCCCTTCATCTCATAAAACATATTAATTTTCGTTCAGGCTTatcaaaattgtaattgattcCTCCTTTGACTTTtgacatttggaattttgtctTTTCACCCAAAAACGATTTTCACCTTTTCAAAAACTTGCACAAtcttttctaaattatttgtCATGTCAGCATTATTTAGTAAAACGAACAAAtacgaaaatttcaaaatttgattgcaAAGATTTTTCCCAACAGCTtattcatatctccaaaaatactgaaaacattcaaaattcatTCAAAATAGAACAATTTGGCCAGTCTAGGTATTTAAAGTAaagtagaggtgttggattctctcatgggctgtgaccttggaaatattcTATCCTACAAAGGATTCGGTGTCTCAAGAAATTAAAGTCAGATGTATTTGTAGTTTTCCAGGATTTGCAAACTTTTTTCAGACAACTTTAGTGGGATTATCTACATTGTTTGCAAAAGTGACGAAAAGATACATTTAtctaaatcatttttatccAAAGTAAGGGTGCGCCCTTTATCTCATAAAACATATTAATTTTCGTTCAGGCTTATCAAAATTGTGATTCCTCCTTTGACTTTtgacatttggaattttgccTTTTCGCCCAAAAACGATTTTcacgttttcaaaaatttgcacAATCTTTtctaattgtatttttgttcgCTCAGGAGTTTAGCCTCGAGTCTCAACATTGActtacgattttaataatttttataatttttccatGATTCCAAGTCACGACTCTGGTACTGCTTTCACTCCCATCCGTGTAAtaaattgcgattttttaaacttgccTCCGACCTTACCATCCCGATCGAAATCAGTAAATAGATACAATTGATCATCTAATTGCATGAAGTTTTTTCCACAACGGGTTGTGACCCATCTTCGTGAAAAATCCCACAAACCACACGTTCAAATCCAAATATTCCCCTGGTAGATGCAATGCGTAATGATTGGTTTTTCTTAGACCAGCCAGTTCTTTCGTGACGGTACGACCATTGTCATTTGTGATTGATCAGTACGGAATTTTTGAACAAAACCTGCAGGAAAGCGATACATGAAATGTGCAAATAGGAGTGAATCGTACCGTACCATTAAGTGGAAGGAAAAAATGCCGTGTCATAAACGAGATCTAACCGTACCACCGGCAGGTCCATAGGTTGAAAACGGTTCTAAATCCGTATTGCACAAGTACAAACAAATATACAAGAAATCTTTAGTCTATTACACCTTGCAAGGTCGACCACGAACAATGAATCATTTATTCATTACCTAATTATACACCTGCCATTTATTTGCAATAAAAGTTACCAACTGAATGCAGGGATTCCCTATTCTTTCCGAAGCcgagttaaaattgtttaaacaacTATAAAATCTTGTCCAAACATTTCGACTGCGAGTGATATTTCGGCGCGTGCAAGTTTCAACTTGATTTCTTCTCACGCGCCGACATCATTTCTGTTTGCATAtgttatttgaatatttatttttgttttataccTGCACATTATTACGTGAATTAGCATCTTATAAAGGCTTTGTTACAAACAGGCGCTAAAATTAGACGCTTCCATTTCCGAACTACGCGCGTTACTGTTgttattgtatttttcaatttgaattaAGCTCGCGAtcaaataacaacaaacacAGATAATGTTTATGTTGAATGTCATGACGCtatgatttttataaaaataaaatgaaagggggtaaatgtcaaaattatacAGTTACAACAATTAACACTCAGACGCATTTGCAGATaaaactattattattttgtttgtgcAGATTAGAAAGATGCAACGGGCACATCTGGAAATGTAATCTCTCAGAAAACcaaatatttatgtaaccaaTTATCTcggtatttaataaaattgtgcaaaattttgtaactgcGCGATCCGTGAGGTGTCAAATTTCCGAGAATTGTTCCGGTGTTTCTTCTTATTCTCTGTGTGGAAAATCGTTAGGATTTTACACATTTCGTGACGCGATGTATGTCATTCACCTCTTTTACACTggaattaatttgtgtttttttctaTCAAATAAATGAAAGTGTATTATCACCAGTTGATGACTCGgcattttatcaattttaacaCATCTTCTGCGATATCCATAAAACTGCAAATCAGCgtatttgtttgttaaaaaaaatcatctttaCACAGTGAATCAAACTGGAAGATTTATACACTTACCGCATTATGTGGCGAAGTTTCgcaacaaacaaaattcatgtcattaattaaataactTGTGTGCGTTAACGCCAGcgttgtttatttgttttttgcgaaaaatttTTCATGACACAGAGCCAACAGCGTCAAGGTTTGGTGGAAGAAAATGTTTAGAATTCGAGAGCTCCCCATGAATGGAAATGGACCTTCCCGGTGATCAATATATTTATTGTTGCGGATCCACCCATCACTCCCCCATCATAATCCTACATAATCTATTTTCGTGAAtcattcaataaaatttttaacgatGCACCACTCTACGTCAGACaagaaaaagaatatttttttgttcgtgaTTAACattggcggcggcggcggagtTTTTTGAGCCATATAGGATTACATTCGTGACGCGACTCGATTAACGCAACTTGTTGGTGCTGAGAGTGGCGGAATTCTGAAAATTCTTACGTGGTGGCGGCGTCGATTTCCGATATTCGATGAAATGCGAACCTAACCACCACGATAAGAGATACGGGGTGTAGCGGTATAGTCGACGCGACCGCTTCGAGGGTGAAACCCGGACCGTAGACGACTTACGTAAATTACGGCATGTGTGGTTAATAATGTCGAGGTCAGTGCGACTGTTGTGAGTACGTAGTTGTTCTGAAAACAGACGTCCAGAGAGACGATCACCCGGAAATCGTAGCCGATAATTTGTGTGGTGGGGGTCGCTTTATACAATTATGAATGAAAGGAGGAGTTTCATGGGACAGACACACCCTCTAGCATAAATAGTTCGTCAGTTTACGCTTTGACCACTAGCAGAATGTTGTGTTAAGTCTGACAGACGTACCGACACTGACGATCGGAGTTCGCCGTTGTCGACACATTGTAAACAGAAGTTAGCCGAGTCCTCTAGTCCATGGTGCTCGCAGCCGGTGAAGAGCTTTTCGGTGATTTcaacgcgcgacgagtttttGCTCGATTTTTTTCGATTCGCCAAAAGAAATTTCGTGAACGATGGAGATGTGCACCGCTCAAGGTCACCTCGTGGGGATGTTGGACCGCGACCAAAGGACCGCCAAATTGTGCTGTTTTGACAGGTTGTGCGCggtgtttgtgaaaaaatacgaaaatctGCCCGAGCAGACTGTACGAACGAGACGAAATAAAACGATTAGTCACCGGTCCGTTCCGGGAAGGACGAGTCCACACTCCTCCTGCAAAACCAGGAAAAATGGGCACTTCTGGAAGAGTTTACACAGTAAGTCGAACACGGTTTACCAACGATTGATATGTATAACGATAGGCGGAGCGATCAACAGGTGGCCAATAGCGCGCGGCATCACCGGAACCCGCCGCGGATCAAACTATCAATAATCCTACCGTCGCGCTAAGCGATTTTTTTCGCGCACACACTGTAGTACCTGGTCCCAACTAATTGGGCCAGTGATTCACGAATTGTGATGCATCGGAAAGTTTGTTGACTCAAATCGATTCTCTCTTGCATACCTCGACACGCGTGTCGCGGCCACCTCTTCACCATCCAATTAACCCAAGATTTTTCGGCTTGACGCGAAATTCGGTGGTCATGGCGAGGTCTGGTTCTCACGCTGCGGACGGCGGCGTGTTTGAGCACCGAGCGACCAAATATTGTAACACGTATGTGTGTTCTTGCAGGACTAAAACACGCCCTAATCGTCGGAGCTTACCTAAGCCTGCTCACGTTTCCCAGCACTTCGTCAGCGCCGACGATCCAGAAGTCGATGTCGTCGAGGGAGACCGCCGAACCCAAGTGGCTGAATCCGTGCGGGATGGGCGGCGTGAACGGCGCCGCTCCCGGCCATGGCATCCCCGACGCCCAGCTGATCAACATGATCGTCCGCCAGGCCCACATCGCCGAAGCCAAAGCGAAGACGTTCAAGGAAGAGTTTGTAAGTATCCGACCTTGCGA contains the following coding sequences:
- the LOC138134899 gene encoding uncharacterized protein, encoding MEMCTAQGHLVGMLDRDQRTAKLCCFDRLCAVFVKKYENLPEQTVRTRRNKTISHRSVPGRTSPHSSCKTRKNGHFWKSLHRLKHALIVGAYLSLLTFPSTSSAPTIQKSMSSRETAEPKWLNPCGMGGVNGAAPGHGIPDAQLINMIVRQAHIAEAKAKTFKEEFAEKKFNTNVAQLKLYYAPHDYEWLPTTKIPKKLDGAVDPEHLKSLEFKPTLLEVYVSLQKIAVGVEQMVWDEEDRNGPLKSSLIETENYLGSLLCEIHTAIIEKELTVEETVTRDIMKEELRKNLDNTGRNIRDWIIYRDYLNMLQYIIQVFDHFKANLPSSD